A DNA window from Brassica napus cultivar Da-Ae chromosome A4, Da-Ae, whole genome shotgun sequence contains the following coding sequences:
- the LOC125608128 gene encoding secreted RxLR effector protein 161-like, with product MYATVGTLPDIAHVVGVVSRFMGNPGREHSEAVKWILRYVKETTDYGLWFTKNTEFKVEGYCDADFASDRDRSRSVTGYLFQVGGNTVSWRSGLQLIVALSTTESECMSLTEGAKEALWLKGVCEDLSYDQGAVKINCESQSAIFLAKNGGYHERTKHIHRKFNFITDVIEDGSVSVVKVNTSLNLADILTKSVPGKTLEKALVSVKVCR from the coding sequence ATGTATGCTACGGTAGGAACACTTCCTGATATCGCTCATGTTGTTGGAGTTGTTAGCAGATTTATGGGAAATCCAGGAAGGGAGCACTCGGAAGCTGTGAAATGGATTTTGAGGTACGTAAAAGAAACTACTGACTACGGGTTGTGGTTTACTAAGAATACAGAGTTCAAGGTGGAGGGTTACTGCGATGCAGATTTTGCATCTGATCGAGATAGAAGTAGGTCAGTTACAGGGTATCTGTTTCAAGTAGGTGGCAACACTGTCAGTTGGAGATCTGGTCTCCAACTTATTGTGGCCTTATCAACTACTGAATCAGAATGCATGTCGTTGACAGAAGGAGCTAAAGAAGCGTTGTGGCTTAAGGGAGTGTGTGAAGATCTAAGCTACGATCAAGGAGCAGTAAAGATAAATTGCGAATCACAATCGGCTATATTTCTAGCTAAAAACGGTGGATATCATGAAAGAACAAAACACATTCACAGGAAATTCAATTTCATCACGGATGTTATTGAAGATGGAAGTGTATCAGTGGTGAAAGTAAACACTAGCCTAAATCTAGCCGATATCCTAACGAAGAGCGTACCTGGGAAGACTTTAGAGAAGGCTCTGGTGTCGGTCAAGGTCTGTAGGTGA
- the LOC106398967 gene encoding uncharacterized protein LOC106398967: MATTTRMFCFVLVMVLMGCCCSAKIYKVGDSKGWTTAKHGSYYEWAKRKEFQVGDSLMFEYDGNVNDITQVSTRLEYQFCNYLSPKAVYNTGHDVVTLTEQGYHFFITSNRSQCVAGQKLVVFVVHDHPMIPPPPRKILPFGKDYKVGDSNEWRVPEESDFYSKWSEEKQFHVGDNLLFYYNDQVDDVLEINSDLEFKSCDTTSPVAMHNAGQDLIRLTKPGIRYFITSKIGHCEAGLKLRVVVRPLSKSVPKKMQLSPFDRLIKWLHDSFTPHPHH, from the coding sequence ATGGCGACAACCACAAGAATGTTCTGCTTCGTGCTCGTGATGGTTCTAATGGGATGTTGTTGCTCGGCAAAAATCTACAAAGTGGGAGACTCTAAGGGATGGACGACAGCGAAGCACGGTAGCTATTATGAATGGGCGAAGCGTAAGGAATTCCAAGTGGGGGATTCTCTGATGTTTGAATACGATGGCAACGTCAACGACATCACTCAAGTTTCCACTCGTTTGGAATACCAATTCTGCAACTACCTTTCTCCTAAAGCTGTCTACAACACAGGGCACGATGTCGTGACTCTCACGGAACAAGGTTATCACTTCTTCATCACCTCAAATCGTTCTCAATGCGTAGCCGGACAGAAACTCGTAGTTTTTGTCGTCCATGACCATCCTATGATTCCTCCACCACCGAGAAAGATCCTTCCATTTGGAAAAGATTACAAGGTCGGTGACTCCAACGAATGGAGGGTTCCTGAAGAGAGTGACTTCTATTCCAAGTGGAGTGAGGAGAAACAGTTTCATGTGGGAGACAATCTTCTTTTCTACTACAACGACCAAGTCGATGACGTCCTAGAAATCAACAGTGATCTTGAGTTCAAATCTTGCGACACTACTTCTCCTGTTGCCATGCACAATGCGGGACAAGATCTCATAAGGCTAACGAAACCAGGAATCCGCTATTTTATTACCTCAAAGATTGGTCATTGTGAGGCTGGGCTTAAGCTTCGAGTTGTGGTGCGACCACTATCCAAAAGTGTTCCGAAGAAGATGCAGTTGTCACCTTTCGACCGTCTCATCAAGTGGCTACACGATTCCTTCACACCCCACCCCCATCACTAA